TGCCCCATCAGCACGATCTGCAGGAGCTTCTGTTTGTCGGTTTCGAGATTCGAAATCAGCCGGATCTGCTCCAGCACCTCAAAGGACAGATTCTGCGCCTCATCGATGATCAGCACGATCTCGCGTCCGGCGGCGATGCGCTCGAGCAACACCGCCTGCATTTGCGCGATCAAATCATGGAGGCCCACATCCTTGGCCGTCTCCACGCCCAGCTCGCCCAGGATGGCCCGCAGCATCTCCACCTCGTTGACCCGCGGATTCAGAATCAGGGCAGTATCCCACTCCGTGTCTTCGATCTCATTGAGCAAGCGCCGACACAGCGTAGTTTTGCCGCAGCCCACCTCGCCCACCAGCACGATGAACCCCTTCCGCTCCTGCAGACCGTAGAGCAAATGCTGCAACGCCTCCTGGTGCGTGGGGCTCAAGTAGAGGAACTTGGGATCCGGGGTGATGTTAAACGGCATCTCCGAGAGGCCGTAGTAACCTTGATACATAAGCCGCTCACCATGAGAGAGCTGAACGCAAACGCACGCCAAAACCTGTCCGCGCCAAACCCCTTCGCGTTTCTTTAACAACCCAATTCCCCCGACCGCGCCGCCGGCCGGCGAGGTGAAGGGGAAAGATGAAGGTTAAGGGCCACGGGCGACACGCCCGCGGCTACATCCCCCTCAAACTGTAGCAGCGGCCGTCTCGGCCGCTCCTCGTTGCCCCGGCCCCCCCACTCCTTTTCCTGAGGTCCCGACTACGAGATTTGTTTCTACACTCATAGTGTTCCAGTGCGTAGCCGGTAGGCGAAGCCATCCGTGGTTAAAAAACAGCCCTGCCTCTCGGTTCCAGCCCCCAGCAGCCAACCCACCAGTTTCCAGCACCCAGCAACCAGCACCTAGTCGCCACCCACTTTCACACCTTATCGCTTCGGCGATACTTTCCCACTTTGACAAGGTCACCACCCTCGACTTCCGTCGCCCGCATGCAACGCGTGGTCATGATCGTAATGGCGCTGGTGTTCGTCGCGATGGCGGCGGGCTCGACCACGGTCTATTTCCAGACCAAAGCCGAATACGATCAGCGCAAGCAGACCGAACGCGTCGTGAAAGAGCGCCTGCGCATCGCGGAGAACCGACTCAAGGAGCAGGAAGAAACCCTGCAACGCCTCCGCACCGACCCGGACTACGTGTCCTTGGTCATCCGCCGCCGCCTCGGCTACGCCAAACCCGACGAACTGGTCTTCCGGTTTGAAAACTGAAACTGGTGGCTGGTCGCTAGCGAGCTGGTATCTAGGGGAAACAAATTCGAAGCACCTCGTGTTTTCGGTTTCGGCTCCGTCTGGATCGCGCCGCGCTGCCACCCAACGCAGCGGACTTGGCAAGCCAAGCCCCTACACTCGTCTCCCTGTAGCGGGCTGGCTTGCCAGCCCTTGGGGTAGCCGGCGTCCCCGCCGGCCGCGAGGTGAAGGAAGAAGATGAAGTTTAAGGCTTTACCTACCTGTCACCAACTCTGCGGCTTCGCGCCTTTGCGTCAAAATCCACTTCCTATCCGCCGACGGGGTCCGCCGAAGCAAATCAAGAGCGAAGGCGGATTCCCCTCTGCCGCCCAATTTCAGCGTTTTAGCTTTTCAACGTTTCAGCATTTCGACGGTGCTCCGCGCCGCCTCCTCCCCTGACCGCCATAGTTTCGTTGACGAAACGAAGGAGGATTGCGGCTATCGCCTCCGATGCCAACGCCTCCCGACCAACTGCTCCGAGAGTTTAAAGGCGATCTCCGCGCTTCCCTGCCCCTGCACCCCTTGGAGAAGGCCACCATCTGGGCAGTATCCATCACCCTCTGCGCGTTGCCCTGGATGCTCGGCAGTATGCGCGTCTGGGCTCAGCTTATTGGTTTCGGACTCGCTCTCGTCGCGTTTGCGCTGGCCTTGATTCCCCGCCATTTCGTCGGCGATTACACCCACAACCAAGCCTTCACCTACTACCCGTGGAAGAAGCTGATTCGCTGGCCGTTCTTTTGGATCGGGATCCTCTTTTTTACTTACGTCCTCATCCAGGCCCTCAACCCCGCTTGGGAATATGTCACGCATCCCGAACGCGGCACCTGGAGCATGCGCAAGATCGAGCACATCGACTGGCTGCCCACGGGCATGACGACCCCCTTCGCGACCATGAACACCTGGCGCCAAATGATGATCTGGACCCTGCCCTTTTTCGTCGGCTGCGCCATCTGGATCGGTTTCACCCGCCGCAAAAGCCTCATCGCCCTGCTGACCGTAGTAGTGGGCAACGCCACCGTGCTGGCGCTCGTGGGCATCGTCGCCCGCTACACCGCTCCGGCCAAGATCCTGTGGCTCGTGGATGGCATCCGAAACTACTGCTTTTCGTCCTTCGTCTACAAAAACCACGCGGGCAGTTTTTTTGCCCTCAGCGTCGGCCTCACCCTCGCTTTGGCCGTATTTGTCCATCAACGCGCGGCCCGGCATCAGCGTCGCAGCAGCCCCGCCAGCCTCTTGGTCTTCGTTGCCATGATTCAGTTGGTGGCCGTGCTGCTCACCTACTCGCGCGCCGCCATCCTCATCGTGGGAGCCTTTCTGGTGGTGCTGACCCTGTTTGGGTTTATCCGCCTGTTGCTGCGTGGCGGGTTTAACCGTGCCCCCATCGCCATCGTTGGTTTCCTCCTCGGGCTGACCGTGTTTGGCGTGGTGGGCAGCAAGCTGGTCGAGTCCGAAAAGACCCTCGATCGCATCAGCCAGCTCACGAACAGCGAAAAGGCCGACTATTCCGTGCTCAGGCGCCGCTTGGCCTGGGTCGCAGGATGGGATATGGCGTCGGAAAACGCGATGACCGGCTGGGGGGCCGGGGGCTTCCGGTTTTTGTTTCCCCGCTACCAACAAACCGAACCGAAAATCACTTGGCGCTACCACAACAAAAAACGCGGCTACATCTTCTGGGAACACGCCCACAATGACTACCTGCAAACGCTGATCGAAGTGGGGCGCGTGGGCCTCGGACTCTTGCTGGTCGGCTTCGCCACGATGGTCTTAAGCTTTTTCCGCAACCGAGGGATCCACCACCTCACCGGACTCTCCCTCTTTGCCGCTGCAGGAATCACCTTGGCCCATGCGGCCGTGGATTTCCCCCTGCAAAACCCGGCGATCTTGACCCTCTTGGCGGCGGTATTGGTTTTGCCGCTTTCGCTGACCACACTGGAGCGCCGCCCCACCCGTGCTTGAGACCTTTTTTAAGCGGATCCGTGCGATCTTGCGAGTAGGGCGCCCCGCCAAAAAAGGTAGGGTCGGACCACCGCGCTTGCCCCTCGGCCACTCCACCGCAACCGGCGAGCCCAGCGGTCCCGACATCGAGTCACGACAGAGAGGCAACGCGGCGGCCTCACACGAGGTTAGGCCCTACAACTTGCGTTGGGAAACCTTGGCCAGACACGCCCTCGTGCTCGTCAGCCTCTGGGGCCTGCTTTCGTTCGTCGCCGCCCAGTCTCCGCTCGGCTTTGACATGGGGCCGCCCCCCGAAGCGGCGGCTCGCACCATCAACAGCCTGAACCTCAACAATCCACCCACCGGTTGGATGCGCTTTCGTCGCCTCGGTCCGGGGGCGATTATGTCTCCGGCCCGACCTGACGAGACTAGTGAAGGCGTTCAGGAACGCCGCGATGCACTCACACATATTCGTGAACGAGGCATCCGTGCCGTCGCGATTTTGGAATGGCCACGAAACTGGTGGAACAGCGGCCTTCGCGCTACCCCGTCTGAACTGCCGTTGGACCTGACCGAAGCCTACCGACGCTGCCGCGACCTCGCTTACACCTACGGCGATCTCATCGACGCCTGGGAGATTGAGAACGAGCCCGACATTGGTTTCGTCAAAGAAAACGCCGAAACCTTCGCTGCCTTCTACAAAGCCTGCGCTCTCGGCATCTTAGCCGGCCGCGAAGCGGCCGCCTCGTCCAATAGTCTCAATGTCCAAAGTCGAATAGTCGACAGTAGCGAGCTCCAGCTCGCATCCAAATTCGATGAAAGCGGCAACGCCGCCGCTAGCGACATTGAGACCTTCGGACCTTCAGACCTTCAGACCGTGCATGATCGCGCTGGAAGCGCGATCATGCACGCACCTCTCGCCCTTCCTCCCGGCCCCTACTGGCAAGAACTGGTAGCCAACGATACCCTCCGCTACACTGAAGCCTTTAATTACCACTTCTACGGCTACCCCGAAGACTTCAAAGGCGTCCGCGATGCATGGGTTGCTGCGCTGGAAGCGGCAACCGAGGCCAGCGAACGGAGGTCAGAGAACGGAGCAGACTCAGAGCAGAACCGAAGTCTACCGGAAACGGAGGAAGAGCGGGACCTACCACAAAAACGCCCCTTGGTCGCCTCAGGTGCCGAACCGACCACCGCGTCAGCTACAACGACTGAGCCTGCGGAGCAGGCCGCTGATGACCTTCAGACCTTTAGACCTTTAGACCTTAAGACTCCGTCAAAAACGCCGGCGTTGCCGTTG
This portion of the Actomonas aquatica genome encodes:
- a CDS encoding O-antigen ligase family protein encodes the protein MPTPPDQLLREFKGDLRASLPLHPLEKATIWAVSITLCALPWMLGSMRVWAQLIGFGLALVAFALALIPRHFVGDYTHNQAFTYYPWKKLIRWPFFWIGILFFTYVLIQALNPAWEYVTHPERGTWSMRKIEHIDWLPTGMTTPFATMNTWRQMMIWTLPFFVGCAIWIGFTRRKSLIALLTVVVGNATVLALVGIVARYTAPAKILWLVDGIRNYCFSSFVYKNHAGSFFALSVGLTLALAVFVHQRAARHQRRSSPASLLVFVAMIQLVAVLLTYSRAAILIVGAFLVVLTLFGFIRLLLRGGFNRAPIAIVGFLLGLTVFGVVGSKLVESEKTLDRISQLTNSEKADYSVLRRRLAWVAGWDMASENAMTGWGAGGFRFLFPRYQQTEPKITWRYHNKKRGYIFWEHAHNDYLQTLIEVGRVGLGLLLVGFATMVLSFFRNRGIHHLTGLSLFAAAGITLAHAAVDFPLQNPAILTLLAAVLVLPLSLTTLERRPTRA
- a CDS encoding FtsB family cell division protein, giving the protein MQRVVMIVMALVFVAMAAGSTTVYFQTKAEYDQRKQTERVVKERLRIAENRLKEQEETLQRLRTDPDYVSLVIRRRLGYAKPDELVFRFEN
- a CDS encoding ExeA family protein, whose protein sequence is MYQGYYGLSEMPFNITPDPKFLYLSPTHQEALQHLLYGLQERKGFIVLVGEVGCGKTTLCRRLLNEIEDTEWDTALILNPRVNEVEMLRAILGELGVETAKDVGLHDLIAQMQAVLLERIAAGREIVLIIDEAQNLSFEVLEQIRLISNLETDKQKLLQIVLMGQPELKDILALPELRQLRQRILVHYELKTLTRNDVAHYIRHRLTLAGSQGRPQFTSWAARKIHRYSGGIPRIINNVCDKSLLASFIRESDEVTYWDVRRAIKDVRRLTF